The following coding sequences lie in one Musa acuminata AAA Group cultivar baxijiao chromosome BXJ3-1, Cavendish_Baxijiao_AAA, whole genome shotgun sequence genomic window:
- the LOC135628690 gene encoding cell division cycle 20.2, cofactor of APC complex-like isoform X1: MSSSRSRRVEYDRFIPFRSAMDMDYARFALTGPSRPQHDGSRESPSSVAYQKLLDECILKNRSRILAFKTAPEASASKLPEFDEPIRPQKKQQRRIPKEPERVLVIHGLLDDNVLNLLDWGSNNVLAIGLEDAVYLWDAAEESTKLLQPVEDRGPITCIRWSPDCAVLAVAFGNSDLSLIDPATGHVVDGMEDENQAPVLSLAWRSNSILTVERFDGTVVDYDFRKDGMFICFYNGHRRGVCSLKWSVLSGRYLVSGWQDKLVHIWDACMPVSRDHPRQRQWLHRISSHTSIVKVVDWCPTRSNLLASGGGCNDHCVKFWNTVNGACLNSIDVGSEVCALLWDKNKSELLTFHGSPNNQLTLWNYPSMTRVAEVSGHSSRVLSLAGSPLGGVVASAAADETVKFWNIFETPKITKPELPFAQFNVIIR; this comes from the coding sequence atgtcttcttcgcgttcTAGGCGTGTGGAGTACGACCGCTTCATCCCGTTCCGGTCGGCGATGGACATGGACTACGCACGCTTTGCCCTAACCGGGCCTTCGAGACCGCAGCATGATGGTTCGAGGGAATCCCCATCGAGCGTGGCGTACCAAAAGCTTCTTGACGAGTGCATTTTGAAGAACAGGTCTCGTATCCTCGCTTTCAAGACTGCACCTGAAGCGTCGGCCAGCAAGCTGCCCGAGTTTGACGAGCCCATTCGGCCGCAGAAGAAGCAGCAGAGGCGAATCCCTAAAGAACCAGAGAGGGTTTTGGTAATCCACGGCTtgttggatgataatgttttgaatctcctcgactggggaagcaataatgtgttggcGATTGGCCTTGAGGACGCAGTGTATCTCTGGGACGCTGCAGAAGAGTCGACTAAGCTTCTACAACCCGTAGAAGACAGAGGACCTATCACTTGCATCCGCTGGTCGCCAGACTGTGCAGTTCTTGCTGTCGCATTTGGCAATTCAGATTTATCCCTGATTGATCCAGCAACAGGACATGTCGTGGATGGGATGGAAGATGAGAACCAGGCCCCTGTTTTGTCACTTGCGTGGAGAAGTAATTCAATCTTGACAGTCGAAAGATTTGATGGCACTGTTGTTGATTATGACTTTAGGAAGGATGGCATGTTCATCTGTTTCTATAATGGGCATCGGCGTGGagtttgtagtcttaaatggtccGTGTTGTCAGGACGGTATTTGGTGAGTGGATGGCAGGACAAACTAGTGCACATATGGGATGCCTGCATGCCTGTCTCACGTGACCATCCACGTCAACGTCAATGGCTTCACAGGATCAGCAGCCACACTTCCATTGTGAAGGTCGTTGACTGGTGCCCAACTCGGAGCAACCtgctggcttctggtggaggTTGCAATGATCATTGCGTTAAGTTTTGGAACACCGTTAACGGTGCTTGCTTGAACTCGATTGATGTTGGCTCTGAAGTTTGTGCATTGCTATGGGACAAAAACAAATCTGAATTACTGACCTTCCATGGTTCGCCGAACAATCAACTCACCTTGTGGAATTACCCATCCATGACGAGAGTGGCTGAGGTTTCCGGTCATTCATCCCGGGTTCTTTCCTTGGCTGGGAGTCCACTGGGaggtgtagtagcttctgcagCAGCAGATGAGACAGTCAAGTTTTGGAATATCTTTGAGACTCCCAAAATAACAAAACCTGAACTACCCTTTGCCCAATTTAATGTCATCATAAGATGA